Proteins encoded in a region of the Pseudomonas viciae genome:
- a CDS encoding PA1571 family protein, translated as MSLQHSSDDKIQVIRTQPDQSLGCSFIDAQGREVPITEDMIQKACSELEKRLVKPAEQK; from the coding sequence ATGTCCTTGCAACACAGCAGCGACGACAAGATTCAAGTAATCCGCACGCAACCGGACCAGTCCCTGGGCTGCTCGTTCATCGATGCCCAAGGGCGCGAAGTTCCGATCACCGAAGACATGATCCAAAAAGCTTGCAGCGAGCTGGAAAAACGACTGGTCAAGCCTGCCGAACAAAAGTGA
- a CDS encoding ABC transporter transmembrane domain-containing protein: MLSSQQRRAIHLASGFIAPYRKQVVGALLALIVTAGITLSMGQGIRLLVDQGFMTRSPHLLNQSIGLFMVLVVGLAIGTFSRFYLVSWIGERVVADIRRQVFNHLVYLHPGFYENNRSSEIQSRLTADTTLLQSVIGSSLSLFLRNALMVVGGIVLLFITNPKLTSIVVIALPLVLAPILVFGRRVRSLSRQSQDRIADVGSYVSETLGQIKTVQAYNHQVQDEQRFSVTVEQAFETARKRIAQRAWLITLVIVLVLGAVGVMLWVGGMDVIAGRISGGELAAFVFYSLIVGSAFGTLSEVIGELQRAAGAAERIAELLRSENIIQPPAAGLVTLPARVRGDLRLEGVRFSYPSRPESYAVDGLDLTIHAGETLALVGPSGAGKSTVYDLLLRFYDPVQGQIFIDDVPLTQLDPLDLRRHFALVSQNPALFFGTVEENIRYGNPEATSEQVREAAQIAHAHDFIEKMPDGYQTHLGDGGLGLSGGQRQRLAIARALLVDAPILLLDEATSALDAQSEHLIQQALPSLMKNRTTLVIAHRLATVKNADRIAVMDQGKVVAVGTHQELVASNALYARLAALQFNVGLEPATD, encoded by the coding sequence ATGCTTTCTTCCCAACAGCGCCGGGCTATCCACCTGGCCAGCGGTTTTATCGCACCTTATCGCAAGCAGGTCGTCGGCGCTTTGCTGGCGCTGATTGTTACCGCCGGTATTACTTTGTCCATGGGGCAAGGCATCCGGTTGTTGGTGGACCAGGGGTTCATGACCCGTTCCCCGCACTTGCTCAATCAGTCCATCGGTCTGTTCATGGTGCTGGTGGTGGGGCTGGCGATTGGTACATTTTCCCGTTTCTACCTGGTGTCGTGGATCGGTGAGCGGGTGGTGGCGGATATCCGGCGGCAGGTCTTCAACCATTTGGTCTACCTGCACCCGGGGTTCTACGAGAACAACCGCAGTTCGGAAATTCAGTCGCGCCTGACCGCCGATACCACCCTGCTGCAGTCGGTGATTGGTTCGTCGCTGTCGTTGTTTTTGCGCAACGCCTTGATGGTGGTGGGCGGCATCGTGCTGTTGTTTATCACCAACCCCAAACTCACCAGCATCGTGGTGATTGCCCTGCCGTTGGTGTTGGCGCCGATCCTGGTGTTCGGCCGCCGGGTGCGCAGCCTGTCGCGTCAGAGCCAGGACCGCATTGCCGACGTCGGCAGTTACGTCTCCGAAACCCTCGGCCAGATCAAGACCGTGCAGGCTTACAATCATCAGGTCCAGGATGAACAACGTTTTTCCGTGACGGTGGAGCAGGCCTTCGAGACCGCCCGCAAGCGCATCGCCCAGCGGGCCTGGCTGATCACCCTGGTGATCGTGCTGGTGCTGGGAGCGGTTGGCGTGATGCTCTGGGTTGGCGGCATGGATGTGATCGCCGGGCGGATTTCCGGCGGTGAGCTGGCGGCTTTCGTGTTCTATAGCCTGATCGTCGGCAGCGCCTTCGGTACCCTGAGCGAAGTGATCGGCGAGTTGCAACGGGCGGCGGGCGCGGCGGAGCGAATTGCCGAGTTGCTGCGTTCGGAAAACATCATCCAGCCGCCGGCCGCAGGTCTTGTGACATTGCCTGCACGAGTCAGGGGCGATTTGCGTCTCGAAGGTGTGCGTTTTTCCTATCCGTCCCGGCCGGAAAGCTATGCGGTCGACGGCCTTGACCTGACCATCCACGCTGGCGAAACCCTCGCCCTGGTCGGGCCTTCCGGCGCCGGCAAATCAACGGTGTATGACCTGCTGCTGCGTTTCTACGATCCGGTGCAAGGGCAAATCTTCATCGATGACGTGCCGCTGACGCAGCTCGATCCGCTGGACCTGCGTCGCCATTTCGCCCTGGTTTCGCAAAATCCAGCGCTGTTTTTTGGCACGGTTGAAGAGAACATTCGCTACGGCAACCCCGAGGCGACGTCCGAGCAGGTGCGCGAGGCTGCGCAGATCGCCCATGCCCACGATTTCATCGAAAAAATGCCCGACGGCTACCAGACCCACCTGGGCGACGGGGGCCTCGGGCTTTCCGGCGGCCAGCGTCAACGCCTGGCCATCGCCCGGGCGCTGCTGGTGGATGCACCGATCCTGCTGCTGGACGAAGCCACCAGTGCCCTCGATGCGCAAAGCGAACACCTGATCCAGCAGGCCTTGCCCAGCCTGATGAAAAACCGCACCACCCTGGTCATCGCCCACCGCCTGGCCACGGTGAAAAACGCCGACCGGATCGCCGTGATGGATCAGGGCAAAGTGGTAGCCGTGGGCACTCACCAGGAACTGGTGGCCAGCAATGCGCTGTATGCGCGGTTGGCGGCGTTGCAGTTCAATGTGGGCCTGGAGCCGGCAACTGACTGA
- a CDS encoding transglycosylase SLT domain-containing protein, with protein sequence MRSRLFSVLSCLFVCATAVQTAQAVDISTQRQYYDEAKRALAKGDSAPYFRYSQALRDYPLEPYLAYDELTARLKSASNAEIEKFLAEHGDLPQANWMKLRWLRWLSERGDWETFVKYYDPKLNFTELDCLNAQYQLTHGLKAEGYANTEKLWLTGKSQPQACDALFGLWASQGQLTEQKRWERTKLAAQARNYPLAKSLVSGLTTLAPRGSLLVDVAQKPELLNQPSRFAPADEPMADIVSLGLRRLARQDPEKAMALLDGYASTMHFSRDEKVAIAREIGLTLAKRFDSRALDVMTKYDPELRDDTVSEWRLRLLLRLARWDDAYQLTRRLPESLASTNRWRYWQARALELAQPQNPEALTLYKHLARERDFYGFLAADRSQSPYSLVNKPLVMSQALINKVRNTPGIRRALEFHARGDIVDGRREWYHVSRHFSRDEMVAQAKLAYDLKWYFPAIRTISQAKYWDDLDIRFPMAHRDTLVREAKVRGLHSSWVFAITRQESAFMDDARSGVGAAGLMQLMPGTAKETARKFSIPLASPQQVLNPDKNIQLGAAYLSQVHSQFNGNRVLASAAYNAGPGRVRQWLRGADHLSFDVWVESIPFDETRQYVQNVLSYSVIYGQKLNSPQPLVDWHERYFDDQ encoded by the coding sequence ATGCGCAGTCGCCTTTTCAGTGTTTTATCTTGCCTATTTGTATGTGCCACTGCCGTTCAGACCGCCCAGGCAGTGGATATTTCCACACAACGCCAGTATTACGATGAAGCCAAGCGCGCCTTGGCCAAGGGTGATTCCGCCCCCTACTTTCGCTACAGCCAGGCTCTGCGCGATTATCCGCTGGAACCCTACCTGGCCTACGACGAACTGACCGCTCGCCTCAAGAGCGCCAGCAACGCCGAAATCGAGAAATTCCTCGCCGAACACGGTGACCTGCCCCAGGCCAACTGGATGAAGCTGCGCTGGTTGCGCTGGCTGAGCGAGCGCGGCGACTGGGAAACGTTCGTCAAGTATTACGACCCCAAACTCAACTTCACCGAACTGGACTGTCTCAACGCGCAGTACCAGCTCACCCATGGGCTGAAGGCCGAAGGCTACGCCAACACCGAAAAACTGTGGCTCACCGGCAAGTCCCAGCCGCAGGCATGCGATGCGCTGTTCGGCCTGTGGGCATCCCAGGGACAACTGACCGAGCAAAAACGCTGGGAGCGCACCAAACTGGCGGCCCAGGCGCGCAATTACCCGCTGGCCAAGAGCCTGGTCAGCGGCCTGACCACCCTTGCCCCCCGCGGCAGTTTGCTCGTGGACGTCGCGCAGAAACCGGAACTGCTCAACCAACCATCGCGCTTCGCCCCGGCCGATGAACCGATGGCCGATATCGTCAGCCTCGGCCTGCGTCGCCTGGCCCGTCAGGATCCAGAGAAAGCCATGGCGCTGCTGGACGGCTACGCCAGCACCATGCACTTCTCCCGGGATGAAAAAGTCGCGATTGCCCGGGAAATTGGCCTGACCCTGGCCAAGCGCTTCGACAGCCGCGCCCTGGACGTGATGACCAAATACGACCCGGAACTGCGGGACGACACCGTTTCGGAATGGCGCCTGCGCCTGCTGCTGCGCCTGGCCCGCTGGGACGACGCCTATCAGTTGACGCGTCGCTTGCCCGAGTCACTGGCCAGCACCAACCGCTGGCGCTACTGGCAGGCCCGCGCCTTGGAGCTGGCACAGCCGCAAAACCCCGAGGCGCTGACGCTGTACAAGCATCTGGCCCGTGAGCGGGATTTCTATGGTTTCCTGGCTGCCGACCGCTCCCAGTCACCGTACTCGCTCGTCAACAAACCCCTGGTGATGAGCCAGGCGCTGATCAATAAGGTGCGCAACACGCCCGGAATACGTCGGGCGCTGGAATTTCATGCCCGTGGCGACATCGTCGACGGACGCCGCGAGTGGTATCACGTCAGCCGTCATTTCAGCCGGGACGAAATGGTCGCCCAGGCGAAGCTGGCCTATGACCTGAAATGGTATTTTCCGGCCATCCGCACCATCAGCCAGGCCAAGTACTGGGACGACCTGGACATCCGTTTCCCGATGGCCCACCGCGATACCCTGGTGCGCGAAGCGAAGGTCCGTGGCCTGCATTCGAGCTGGGTGTTCGCGATCACCCGCCAGGAAAGCGCCTTCATGGACGACGCCCGCTCCGGCGTCGGCGCCGCTGGCCTGATGCAGTTAATGCCTGGCACCGCCAAGGAAACCGCGCGCAAATTCAGCATCCCCCTGGCTTCGCCACAGCAGGTGTTGAACCCGGACAAAAACATCCAGCTTGGCGCGGCCTACCTGAGCCAGGTCCACAGCCAGTTCAACGGCAACCGCGTCCTGGCCTCGGCGGCCTACAACGCCGGCCCCGGTCGCGTACGCCAGTGGCTGCGCGGCGCCGACCACTTGAGCTTCGACGTCTGGGTCGAAAGCATCCCGTTCGATGAAACCCGCCAATACGTGCAGAACGTGTTGTCATACTCGGTGATCTACGGCCAGAAGCTCAACTCGCCACAACCGCTGGTGGACTGGCATGAGCGCTACTTTGATGATCAGTGA